A window of Streptomyces sp. DG1A-41 contains these coding sequences:
- a CDS encoding NUDIX hydrolase: MQWTKHNEQAVYSNRWFSVNLADVELPDGRHLDHFLIRLRPVAVATVVNQANEVLLLWRHRFITDSWGWELAAGVVEDGEDLARAAARELEEETGWRPGPLHHLMSVEPSNGLTDARHHVYWADEGEYVGHPVDDFESDRREWVPLKLVPDMVARGEVPAANMAAALLLLHHLRLGQDTLP; the protein is encoded by the coding sequence GTGCAGTGGACGAAACACAACGAACAAGCTGTGTACTCAAACCGGTGGTTCAGCGTCAATCTCGCGGATGTCGAACTGCCGGACGGCCGGCACCTCGACCACTTCCTCATACGGCTGCGGCCCGTTGCCGTGGCCACGGTCGTGAACCAGGCCAACGAGGTGCTGCTGCTCTGGCGGCACCGTTTCATCACCGACAGCTGGGGGTGGGAACTCGCGGCGGGCGTCGTCGAGGACGGCGAGGACCTCGCCCGCGCGGCCGCCAGGGAACTGGAGGAGGAGACCGGCTGGCGGCCGGGACCCCTGCACCACCTCATGAGCGTGGAGCCGTCCAACGGGCTCACCGACGCCCGGCACCACGTGTACTGGGCCGACGAAGGCGAGTACGTCGGGCACCCCGTGGACGACTTCGAGTCGGACCGCCGGGAATGGGTTCCACTCAAGCTCGTTCCCGACATGGTCGCCCGCGGGGAGGTCCCGGCCGCCAACATGGCGGCCGCGTTACTGCTGCTGCACCACCTCAGGCTCGGGCAGGACACACTGCCCTGA
- a CDS encoding PP2C family protein-serine/threonine phosphatase, with translation MRSLGLPTVWGAAAVTYKLTCPLARETGLEARIVTSAVFFAVGTGLILHVRQTLMRELRQLRRVACAAQSALVRPLPSHIDGLDVAAAQMSAERGAAIGGDLYEVVATEYGVRAVMGDVRGHGIGAFGTVAAVLGSFREAAHDENDLGRVLHRLERALARHLRQEHPAGAAEEFVTLLLVEIRADGGMAALNCGHPWPYRLSDAGVDQLAPADPYPPLGLFPLPTELSTVGLGYLEHGDALFLCTDGAQDARDARGRFFPLPNALTSAVREGAWSSQAILSRVSTALLDHTRGAPADDIALMVLTNSRSSPLRGAVNRATRHDEPAADDAPLTQRR, from the coding sequence GTGCGTAGTCTCGGTCTGCCGACGGTGTGGGGCGCCGCGGCCGTCACGTACAAGCTGACCTGTCCGCTCGCCCGGGAGACCGGCCTCGAAGCCCGGATCGTCACCAGCGCCGTGTTCTTCGCGGTCGGTACCGGGCTGATCCTCCATGTACGGCAGACGCTGATGCGCGAGCTGCGGCAGCTGCGCCGCGTCGCGTGCGCCGCGCAGAGCGCGCTGGTCAGGCCGCTGCCCTCGCACATCGACGGGCTGGACGTCGCCGCCGCCCAGATGTCGGCGGAGCGTGGGGCTGCCATCGGAGGTGACCTGTACGAGGTCGTGGCCACCGAGTACGGCGTACGGGCCGTGATGGGTGACGTACGCGGGCACGGAATCGGCGCGTTCGGGACCGTCGCCGCCGTGCTCGGCTCTTTCCGTGAGGCCGCGCACGACGAGAACGACCTCGGCCGGGTGCTGCACCGGCTGGAACGCGCCCTGGCCCGGCATCTGCGCCAGGAGCATCCGGCGGGCGCCGCCGAGGAGTTCGTGACCCTGCTGCTCGTGGAGATCCGAGCCGACGGTGGGATGGCCGCCCTGAACTGCGGGCATCCGTGGCCGTACCGGCTGAGCGACGCCGGCGTCGACCAACTCGCCCCGGCCGATCCGTATCCGCCTCTGGGCCTGTTCCCGCTGCCGACCGAGCTGTCCACCGTAGGTCTGGGGTATCTGGAGCACGGTGACGCGCTGTTCCTCTGCACCGACGGTGCGCAGGACGCGCGGGATGCGCGTGGCCGGTTCTTTCCGTTGCCGAACGCGCTGACGAGCGCAGTACGGGAGGGGGCATGGTCCTCGCAGGCGATCCTGAGCAGGGTGTCCACGGCACTCCTGGACCACACCCGGGGTGCGCCTGCGGACGACATCGCCCTGATGGTCCTCACGAACAGCCGGTCTTCGCCCCTGAGGGGCGCGGTGAACCGCGCGACCCGCCACGACGAACCCGCAGCCGACGACGCACCCCTCACACAACGGCGATGA
- a CDS encoding transcriptional regulator yields the protein MQPNTLLDAILDEAGISHAGLAAHVNQAGRARGLSLRYEHTAVARWLKGQRPRGQVPDLICEVLAARLRRQVTLDDIGLGVPGESSAAHTGSLSGFVERATALWRSDQQQRPHILGAPALTGTPAVMPVWEWENPPEDVDVSRGGRHRVTPGDLEMLRAARTHYEQMYRKAGGIATRARIVGFLNAEAAPLLRGSYTDETGRQLHRATGGLVAVAGICAYDSDAHGLAQRYFHQALRLAKASGDRGLGAYIIALLVNQSLFMREYRQAVAFAEAALRAAGKHITPALASDLYAMQAKAYAHLGDGTSALSRIRRAEQAAERIRRGYEPDETGYVQPGLVNVQVAEALLSLGEIAAAGEHAAAAVDNPAHDRGRVHRLAMLSTIELRQGNADKAVAIAVQMAEQARGMESQRLRDRLCAVREHLVRSGCAGTAEAAELIDGALRVPL from the coding sequence ATGCAGCCCAATACTCTGCTCGACGCGATCCTGGACGAGGCCGGGATCTCGCACGCGGGGCTGGCCGCACACGTCAACCAGGCGGGACGGGCGCGTGGTCTGTCCCTGAGGTACGAACACACCGCCGTCGCCCGGTGGTTGAAGGGGCAGCGTCCCCGGGGCCAGGTGCCCGACCTGATCTGCGAGGTGCTCGCGGCCCGGTTGCGGCGGCAGGTGACCCTCGACGACATCGGCCTGGGCGTGCCCGGTGAGTCGTCCGCCGCGCACACCGGCTCGCTGTCCGGGTTCGTCGAGCGGGCCACCGCCCTGTGGCGCTCCGACCAGCAGCAGCGCCCGCACATCCTGGGCGCGCCCGCGCTCACCGGCACGCCCGCCGTGATGCCGGTGTGGGAGTGGGAGAACCCGCCCGAGGACGTGGACGTCTCCCGTGGCGGCAGACACCGGGTCACCCCGGGCGACCTGGAGATGCTGCGGGCCGCCCGCACGCACTACGAGCAGATGTACCGCAAGGCCGGGGGCATCGCGACACGGGCCCGGATCGTCGGCTTCCTCAACGCCGAGGCCGCGCCGCTGCTGCGCGGCAGCTACACCGATGAGACCGGCCGCCAACTCCACCGGGCAACGGGCGGGTTGGTGGCGGTCGCCGGCATCTGCGCCTACGACTCCGACGCGCACGGCCTCGCGCAGCGCTACTTCCACCAGGCCCTGCGGCTCGCCAAGGCCAGCGGCGACCGGGGGCTCGGCGCCTACATCATCGCGCTGCTGGTCAACCAGTCGCTGTTCATGAGGGAGTACCGGCAGGCCGTCGCCTTCGCGGAGGCCGCGCTGCGGGCGGCCGGCAAGCACATCACCCCGGCGCTCGCCTCCGACTTGTACGCGATGCAGGCCAAGGCGTACGCGCATCTCGGCGACGGCACGAGCGCCCTGTCCCGCATCCGGCGGGCCGAGCAGGCCGCCGAGCGCATCCGGCGCGGCTACGAGCCCGACGAGACCGGTTATGTCCAGCCGGGGCTGGTCAACGTCCAGGTGGCGGAGGCGCTGCTGAGTCTCGGGGAGATCGCGGCCGCCGGGGAGCATGCCGCGGCCGCGGTCGACAACCCGGCGCACGACCGCGGCCGGGTGCACCGGCTGGCCATGCTCAGCACGATCGAGCTGCGGCAGGGCAACGCGGACAAGGCCGTGGCCATCGCCGTGCAGATGGCCGAGCAGGCCCGGGGCATGGAGTCCCAGCGGCTGCGGGACCGGCTGTGCGCGGTGCGGGAGCACCTGGTGCGCAGCGGCTGCGCGGGCACGGCCGAGGCCGCGGAACTCATCGACGGGGCGCTGCGCGTACCGTTGTAG
- a CDS encoding 3-hydroxybutyryl-CoA dehydrogenase — protein MTDIPAGDIARVGVVGCGQMGAGIAEVCARSGLDVMVAETTGEALEIGRTRLFNSLAKAAERGKITEEELEATQARLSFTTDLGEFADRDLVIEAVVENEQVKTEIFQVLDQVVTRPDAILASNTSSIPLVKLAVATSRPDQVIGIHFFNPAPVQKLVELIPALTTSEGTLSRAQLFTEKLLGKHAIRAQDRSGFVVNALLIPYLLSAIRMFETGIASREDIDNGMEMGCAHPMGPLKLSDLIGLDTVASVAQSMYEEYKEPLYAAPPLLQRMVDAGRLGRKTGSGFYTYD, from the coding sequence GTGACGGACATCCCAGCGGGAGACATTGCACGCGTCGGAGTCGTGGGCTGCGGTCAGATGGGCGCGGGGATCGCCGAGGTGTGCGCCCGGTCCGGTCTGGACGTCATGGTCGCCGAGACCACCGGCGAGGCCCTGGAGATCGGCCGGACCCGGCTGTTCAACTCCCTGGCCAAGGCAGCCGAGCGCGGCAAGATCACCGAGGAGGAGCTGGAGGCCACGCAGGCCCGCCTGAGCTTCACCACGGACCTCGGCGAGTTCGCCGATCGCGACCTGGTGATCGAGGCCGTCGTCGAGAACGAGCAGGTCAAGACCGAGATCTTCCAGGTGCTCGACCAGGTCGTGACCCGGCCCGACGCCATCCTGGCCTCCAACACCTCCTCCATCCCGCTGGTGAAGCTGGCGGTGGCGACGTCGCGGCCCGACCAGGTCATCGGCATCCACTTCTTCAACCCGGCCCCGGTGCAGAAGCTCGTCGAGCTGATCCCGGCCCTCACCACGTCCGAGGGCACGCTGAGCCGGGCCCAGCTGTTCACCGAGAAGCTGCTGGGCAAGCACGCGATCCGCGCCCAGGACCGCTCCGGCTTCGTGGTGAACGCACTGCTGATCCCGTACCTGCTCTCCGCGATCCGGATGTTCGAGACGGGCATCGCCAGCCGCGAGGACATCGACAACGGCATGGAGATGGGCTGCGCCCACCCGATGGGCCCGCTGAAGCTCTCCGACCTCATCGGCCTGGACACGGTCGCCTCGGTGGCCCAGTCGATGTACGAGGAGTACAAGGAGCCCCTGTACGCCGCTCCCCCGCTCCTCCAGCGCATGGTCGACGCGGGCCGGCTGGGCCGCAAGACGGGGTCGGGCTTCTACACGTACGACTGA
- a CDS encoding family 10 glycosylhydrolase has translation MGRVSRRAFAVAALSAFTMVPPASAAPKRDGRGDDRAASEMRGVWLATVAGRDWPSKPGLTAAQQRSELLTHLDRAVSNRLNTVIFQVRPAADALWPSPYEPWSQYLTGTQGKDPGWDPLGTAVAEAHARGLKLHAWFNPYRVATHADPTRLAADHPARRNPDWTVTYGGKLYYNPGLPEVRGFVQDAMLDAVEQYPVDGVHFDDYFYPYPVAGQTFDDDTAYDEYGAGFPDRAAWRRDNIDKLVRETADRIKRVRPGTPFGISPFGVWRNAATDPLGSDTRAGVQTYDDLHADTRKWVRESWIDYIVPQLYWNIGFAAADYAKLVPWWAEVARGTSTQLYVGEALYKAGDPAQPAAWQDPAELSRHLTRARDHAQVRGHVFFAAKDMATDRIGAMARVVADHYGQPAPPPR, from the coding sequence ATGGGACGAGTGTCACGCAGGGCGTTCGCGGTGGCGGCGCTGTCGGCTTTCACGATGGTGCCTCCGGCGTCGGCCGCGCCCAAGCGGGACGGCCGGGGTGACGACAGGGCGGCCTCCGAGATGCGGGGCGTGTGGCTGGCCACCGTGGCGGGCCGCGACTGGCCGTCGAAGCCGGGGCTGACCGCCGCGCAGCAGCGGTCCGAGCTGCTCACCCACCTCGACCGGGCGGTGAGCAACCGGCTCAACACCGTGATCTTCCAGGTCCGGCCCGCGGCGGACGCCCTGTGGCCCTCGCCGTACGAGCCGTGGTCGCAGTACCTCACCGGTACCCAGGGCAAGGACCCCGGCTGGGACCCGCTGGGCACGGCCGTGGCGGAGGCCCACGCCCGCGGCCTGAAGCTGCACGCCTGGTTCAACCCGTACCGGGTCGCCACCCACGCCGACCCGACCCGGCTGGCAGCCGACCATCCTGCCCGCAGGAATCCGGACTGGACGGTGACGTACGGCGGGAAGCTCTACTACAACCCCGGGCTGCCCGAGGTCCGGGGCTTCGTGCAGGACGCGATGCTCGACGCGGTGGAGCAGTACCCCGTGGACGGCGTCCACTTCGACGACTACTTCTACCCGTACCCGGTGGCGGGCCAGACCTTCGACGACGACACGGCCTACGACGAGTACGGCGCCGGCTTCCCGGACCGGGCCGCGTGGCGGCGGGACAACATCGACAAGCTGGTCCGGGAGACGGCGGACCGCATCAAGCGGGTCCGGCCCGGCACCCCCTTCGGCATCAGCCCCTTCGGCGTGTGGCGCAACGCCGCCACCGACCCGCTCGGCTCGGACACCCGGGCGGGCGTGCAGACCTACGACGACCTGCACGCGGACACCCGAAAGTGGGTGCGCGAGAGCTGGATCGACTACATCGTCCCGCAGCTGTACTGGAACATCGGCTTCGCCGCCGCCGACTACGCGAAGCTGGTGCCCTGGTGGGCGGAGGTCGCGCGCGGCACCTCGACGCAGCTCTACGTGGGGGAGGCGCTGTACAAGGCCGGTGACCCGGCGCAGCCCGCGGCCTGGCAGGACCCGGCCGAGCTGTCCCGGCACCTGACGCGGGCCAGGGATCACGCGCAGGTGCGCGGGCACGTCTTCTTCGCCGCCAAGGACATGGCGACCGATCGGATCGGGGCGATGGCGAGAGTGGTCGCCGATCACTACGGGCAGCCGGCGCCGCCGCCGCGCTGA
- a CDS encoding DUF1918 domain-containing protein — protein MRATVGDQLVQHGRVVGQHDKVGEIVEVLGQEGNPPYRVRFEDGHEGVCSPGPDTEIRHRETTTGP, from the coding sequence ATGCGCGCAACCGTGGGCGACCAGCTTGTCCAGCACGGCAGGGTGGTCGGTCAGCACGACAAGGTCGGCGAGATCGTCGAAGTCCTGGGCCAGGAGGGCAATCCCCCGTACCGCGTCCGGTTCGAGGACGGGCACGAGGGCGTGTGCTCGCCGGGACCCGACACCGAGATCCGGCACCGGGAGACCACCACCGGGCCGTGA